A single genomic interval of Pochonia chlamydosporia 170 chromosome 7, whole genome shotgun sequence harbors:
- a CDS encoding isoflavone reductase family protein (similar to Metarhizium acridum CQMa 102 XP_007810247.1), whose protein sequence is MRIAVAGGGGLGFLLALQLAQAANAYNVVVLSRSARPEFGQLDVQLHVVDYGDHDSLTFALQGVDLAISTISGTEQLSLINAAGRARVRVFVPSEFEGSLSRRPSHNDPLDRGSSQAIALLKQWENSSRMRYTVFACGIFMERFHPYGLGYLNIGYRSGVSGAGDYLLDINHATAEYAADNSKGHTVRVCLTSVYDVVRFIVAAIDLGPRNWPHEFTMRGDRMSVRDVVGTCSRVSNVAFDHHMRQGSELQAFLTYFGQAGDGDKVAYYQRLIATTNGRYDFSRASLNDALEKNGQGDVQPMTLLRWFTNVWQSL, encoded by the exons ATGCGCATTGCCGTCGCAGGTGGAGGTGGACTCGGATTCCTGCTGGCGCTGCAGCTGGCACAGGCAGCCAACGCTTACAATGTCGTGGTTTTATCAAGATCT GCAAGACCCGAATTCGGCCAGCTCGACGTCCAACTCCATGTTGTTGACTACGGCGACCACGACAGCTTGACCTTTGCTCTTCAAGGCGTGGATCTGGCCATATCGACCATATCGGGAACGGAGCAgctcagcctcatcaacgccgCCGGACGTGCCCGCGTCCGCGTCTTCGTACCGTCAGAATTTGAGGGCAGTCTGAGTCGCCGGCCATCGCACAACGACCCATTGGACCGCGGGTCGAGTCAGGCAATTGCCCTACTGAAGCAATGGGAGAACTCATCTCGCATGAGATACACCGTCTTTGCGTGTGGCATATTCATGGAGCGATTTCATCCCTACGGGTTGGGGTACCTCAACATTGGATACAGGAGCGGAGTCTCTGGCGCGGGAGACTacctcctcgacatcaacCATGCAACGGCAGAATATGCGGCGGACAACTCTAAAGGACATACGGTACGGGTGTGCTTGACCTCGGTCTACGATGTAGTGCGGTTCATCGTAGCAGCCATTGATTTGGGTCCACGAAATTGGCCTCACGAATTCACCATGCGGGGGGATAGAATGTCTGTTCGAGACGTAGTTGGAACGTGCAGTCGCGTCAGCAACG TGGCGTTTGATCATCACATGCGGCAGGGCTCAGAACTCCAGGCCTTTTTAACTTACTTTGGTCAAGCTGGAGACGGTGACAAGGTCGCGTATTACCAGCGATTGATTGCCACAACGAATGGGCGCTATGATTTCTCAAGGGCATCACTCAACGATGCCTTGGAAAAGAACGGCCAGGGTGATGTGCAGCCCATGACCTTGTTACGGTGGTTCACAAATGTCTGGCAATCATTATGA
- a CDS encoding 5-oxoprolinase (similar to Aspergillus terreus NIH2624 XP_001210988.1): protein MSASSTERGVRIAIDRGGTFTDCVGEQNGEEIIIKLLSEDPANYKDAPLEGIRRIMSHFLKRDIPRGEPLDTSKIDSIRMGTTVATNALLERKGEKIAMVVTRGFKDCLVIGNQSRPKIFDLAIKKPDVLYEKVVEVDERVTLEDYAEDPERRVTEAEAQVGTDEAKGKTLVRGTSGETVRIMKRPEDSHIRQKLQEVYDEGIRSIAVCLMHGYTFPDHEAQIGRIAQDIGFKHISLSHELMPMVKLVSRATSVCADAYLTPAIRRYIDGFQDGFKGGLGTQSVREEKGSRGARCEFMQSDGGLVDVDKFTGLKAILSGPAGGVVGYAITSYDEDTRTPVIGFDMGGTSTDVSRYGEGRYEHVFETTTAGVTIQSPQLDINTVAAGGGSRLFFRNGLFVVGPESAGAHPGPACYRKGGPATVTDANLHLGRLLPEFFPKIFGKNEDEGLDPEASRKVLQELADQVNRETGKQLTTDEVAYGFLTVANETMTRPIRSITEAKGHDSSKHRLATFGGAGGQHAVAIADSLGISQILVHRYSSVLSAYGMALADVVDERQEPDSAVWQDDGQVVKELQAKMEKLKEKSLAALKDQGFDDKEIVFEEYLNMRYRGTESALMIVKPSAEEAKEHFGDKDWQFGQAFVRHHRYEFGFTLDDRDIIIDDVRVRGIGKSFRHQEKTVDQQLKTIKRRNVAEDKRHSTQEVYFEGGRKKTPIYKLEDLDVGDVVNGPAMLADGTQTIVVPPKTNALVTETHVILDNEKEGGKEEGYHQHNTDREVDPIMLSIFGHRFMAIAEQMGRALQKTSVSTNVKERLDFSCAIFDATGGLVANAPHLPVHLGSMSTCVRRQAEIWKGRLEKGDVIISNHPSYGGTHLPDVTLIMPAFDEAGKNILFYAASRAHHADIGGITAGSMPPHSRELYQEGAAIISEKLVSGGKFDEKRVIELFYDEPAQHPGCSGTRTLADNINDLRAQVSANQKGISLIEGLIKEYGEPTVQFYMVNIQKNAELCVRNLLKDVHKRFQGKNLEAVDYMDEGSPIKLKITIDPEQGSADFDFAGTGPQVYGNVNAPQAITYSAIIYCLRCLISEDIPLNQGCLRPINVKIPPKSILSPAPGAAVVGGNVLTSQRITDVIFKAFEACAASQGCCNNLTFGFGGNLSGSKAIKGFGYYETIAGGSGAGPDWVGTSGVHVHMTNTRITDSEIFERRYPVLLREFSIRKGSGGNGQHRGGDGVIRDIEFRIPLQVSILSERRVYHPYGLNGGEDGECGLNLWVRNVEKTNWEKSLKQFREPHAAKDPTDEVELEERFINMGAKNSAAMAAGDRIIVCTPGGGGWGAPGNKSLVKERADHTESWKKGSSAAREDTALQA, encoded by the exons ATGAGTGCTTCCAGCACAGAGCGCGGTGTGCGCATCGCCATTGATCGCGGAGGAACCTTCACAGATTGTGTTGGTGAGCAAAATGGCgaagaaatcatcatcaagctTCTTTCTGAAGATCCAGCAAATTACAAGGACGCTCCGTTAGAAGGCATTCGTCGTATAATGAGCCATTTTCTCAAGCGAGATATTCCCCGCGGAGAGCCATTGGATACATCGAAGATCGACTCTATTCGTATGGGAACCACAGTCGCCACGAATGCCTTGTTAGAAAGGAAGGGTGAGAAAATCGCCATGGTAGTTACCAGGGGGTTCAAAGATTGCCTTGTTATCGGCAACCAGTCGAGGCCCAAGATCTTCGATCTCGCAATCAAGAAGCCCGACGTACTTTACGAAaaggttgttgaagttgacgagcGTGTGACTTTGGAAGATTACGCGGAGGACCCGGAGCGCAGAGTCACCGAAGCGGAAGCTCAAGTTGGAACTGACGAGGCAAAAGGGAAGACCCTCGTCCGAGGTACATCGGGAGAGACTGTTCGTATCATGAAAAGACCAGAGGACAGTCACATCCGGCAGAAGCTACAGGAAGTGTACGACGAGGGCATCAGAAGTATCGCCGTGTGCTTGATGCATGGTTATACCTTTCCCGACCATGAAGCCCAAATTGGGCGCATCGCCCAGGATATTGGATTCAAACATATTTCGCTGAGTCATGAGTTGATGCCCATGGTGAAGCTCGTTTCTAGAGCCACTTCTGTTTGTGCCGATGCCTATCTGACGCCAGCAATCAGACGATATATCGATGGCTTCCAAGACGGCTTCAAAGGTGGACTGGGAACACAAAGTGTCAGGGAAGAAAAGGGATCTAGGGGTGCTAGATGCGAGTTCATGCAGTCGGACGGCGGTCTAGTTGATGTCGATAAGTTTACTGGTTTGAAAGCAATCCTGTCAGGACCAGCCGGCGGAGTTGTTGGCTATGCTATAACATCATATGATGAAGATACCAGGACACCCGTTATCGGTTTTGACATG GGAGGTACCAGCACGGATGTTTCTCGTTACGGGGAAGGTCGATATGAGCATGTGTTTGAGACAACCACAGCCGGCGTGACCATCCAATCACCCCAACTTGACATTAACACCGTTGCAGCTGGTGGCGGCTCACGACTATTTTTCCGCAATGGGCTTTTTGTGGTTGGCCCAGAGTCTGCTGGCGCGCACCCTGGTCCAGCTTGTTATCGCAAAGGCGGCCCTGCTACTGTGACAGATGCCAACTTGCATCTCGGGCGTCTGTTGCCAGAGTTCTTTCCAAAGATTTTTGGCAAAAATGAGGACGAGGGATTGGATCCAGAGGCAAGCAGAAAGGTCCTACAAGAGTTGGCGGATCAAGTGAACCGGGAAACCGGGAAACAGTTAACCACAGACGAGGTGGCCTACGGATTTTTGACAGTCGCAAACGAGACTATGACAAGACCAATTCGATCCATCACGGAAGCCAAAGGCCACGACTCGTCCAAGCACCGGCTTGCAACATTTGGAGGCGCCGGTGGCCAGCATGCCGTGGCTATCGCCGATTCCTTGGGTATTAGCCAAATTCTCGTCCATCGCTATTCTTCGGTCTTGTCAGCCTACGGCATGGCTCTTGCggatgtggttgacgagCGTCAAGAGCCTGATTCCGCCGTTTGGcaagatgatggccaagtcgTTAAAGagctgcaagccaagatggaaaagctcaaggagaagtCCCTGGCTGCTCTCAAAGATCAAGGGTTTGATGATAAGGAGATTGTCTTCGAAGAATATCTCAATATGCGATATCGCGGTACTGAATCTGCCCTGATGATTGTCAAACCCAgcgctgaagaagccaaagagcATTTTGGTGATAAGGATTGGCAGTTTGGCCAGGCATTTGTCAGGCACCATAGGTACGAATTCGGCTTTACTTTGGACGACAGGGACATTATCATCGATGATGTTCGTGTCCGAGGTATTGGAAAGAGTTTCCGCCACCAAGAGAAGACTGTTGACCAGCAGTTGAAGACGATCAAGCGCCGGAATGTGGCAGAGGATAAAAGGCACAGCACGCAGGAGGTGTACTTTGAAGGCGGGCGAAAGAAGACTCCAATTTATAAGCTGGAGGACTTGgatgttggagatgttgtcaaTGGGCCAGCAATGTTGGCAGATGGCACACAGACTATTGTCGTGCCGCCGAAAACGAATGCTCTTGTCACAGAAACTCATgtcatcttggacaatgAGAAGGAGGGCGGTAAAGAAGAAGG ATATCACCAACATAACACCGATCGTGAAGTCGACCCCATCATGCTGAGTATTTTTGGGCACAGATTCATGGCCATTGCCGAGCAAATGGGCCGAGCTCTGCAAAAGACCAGTGTTAGCACCAATGTCAAGGAGCGTCTCGACTTCTCCTGCGCCATCTTCGACGCAACAGGTGGACTTGTGGCCAACGCGCCTCATCTGCCAGTCCATCTCGGTTCCATGTCAACTTGTGTTCGTCGACAAGCTGAAATCTGGAAAGGTAGACTGGAAAAGGGAGACGTAATCATCTCCAATCACCCTTCGTATGGTGGGACTCACCTACCGGACGTGACCCTCATCATGCCGGCCTTTGACGAAGCCGGTAAAAATATCCTCTTTTACGCGGCTTCCCGTGCCCACCATGCCGATATTGGTGGCATCACAGCGGGCAGTATGCCCCCTCACTCTCGCGAATTATACCAGGAAGGCGCCGCTATTATTAGCGAAAAGCTCGTCAGCGGGGGGAAATTTGACGAGAAGAGAGTCATTGAACTCTTCTACGACGAACCTGCCCAGCACCCCGGCTGCAGCGGCACTCGCACCCTCgccgacaacatcaacgaccTACGGGCCCAAGTATCCGCCAACCAGAAGGGTATTTCCCTCATTGAGGGCCTCATCAAAGAATATGGTGAGCCCACTGTGCAATTCTACATGGTCAACATTCAAAAGAACGCTGAGCTGTGCGTCCGCAACCTCCTCAAGGACGTCCACAAACGATTCCAGGGCAAAAATCTCGAAGCAGTAGACTACATGGATGAAGGAAGTCCAATCAAGCTCAAAATCACAATCGATCCAGAACAAGGCAGTgccgactttgactttgcggGCACAGGGCCACAAGTATACGGTAACGTCAATGCTCCCCAAGCAATCACCTACAGCGCCATCATCTACTGCCTCCGGTGCCTTATATCAGAAGACATCCCCTTGAACCAAGGCTGTTTACGCCccatcaatgtcaagatcCCACCAAAGTCAATTCTCTCACCGGCCCCTGGTGCCGCTGTGGTAGGAGGCAATGTTCTCACCAGCCAGCGCATTACGGATGTAATCTTCAAAGCATTCGAGGCCTGCGCTGCTAGTCAAGGGTGTTGCAACAACCTCACCTTTGGATTTGGCGGCAACCTTTCGGGATCAAAGGCCATCAAAGGTTTCGGATACTACGAGACGATTGCTGGTGGAAGCGGCGCCGGTCCTGACTGGGTGGGCACGTCTGGCGTACACGTTCACATGACGAATACTCGTATTACAGACTCGGAGATTTTCGAGCGCAGATACCCCGTTTTGCTGCGAGAGTTTTCAATTCGCAAGGGCTCAGGGGGTAACGGGCAGCACCGCGGTGGCGACGGCGTAATTCGAGACATTGAGTTCCGGATCCCCTTGCAGGTATCCATTCTCAGCGAACGGCGTGTGTACCATCCATATGGTCTAAATGGAggagaagacggagaatGCGGACTAAACTTGTGGGTGCGAAACGTCGAAAAGACAAACTGGGAGAAGTCGCTTAAGCAGTTCCGGGAACCGCACGCCGCCAAGGACCCGACGGACGAGGTTGAACTTGAGGAGCGTTTCATAAACATGGGTGCCAAGAATAgtgcagccatggcagctggCGATCGGATTATCGTGTGCACACCCGGCGGTGGAGGTTGGGGAGCGCCTGGAAACAAGAGTCTCGTCAAGGAGCGCGCGGATCATACTGAGAGTTGGAAGAAGGGTAGCAGTGCTGCGAGAGAGGATACGGCTTTACAGGCATAA